A region from the Treponema pallidum subsp. pallidum str. Nichols genome encodes:
- the radA gene encoding DNA repair protein RadA, protein MAKKTERAFSCVGCGYVHPKWLGRCPECGEWNSFEETPSLSSGDVRAVKKASSSPVQAFPLCAVRAQDAQRISCGIAEFDRVLGGGAVRRSAIMIGGEPGIGKSTLLLQIAAACGKSVLYVSGEESPGQIRGRADRLNIPIQNIELLCATRVEDVERVLNTRCPTFVIVDSIQTVFSPEAGAIPMTINQLKYCANELIAWVKERDSVLFFTAHVTKDGNIAGPKVVEHMVDTVISFERNEEDIRFLRALKNRFGSVDELGIFTMGENGLSAVQDTAGFFISTRQGMFPVGSATVPVCEGSRVFMVEIQALTVPAKSSVTRVFSDRIDSARVSRVAAVIEKRVGLKFSDQDIYVNVAGGIRLYEPAVDVALAMALYSARQNTPVKTNAAFIGEVSLSGEIRPVRRLKTRLKTAYGLGFSTIYVPIGVEHDTPPPYTLRVVGTLAQTIAEIFSKAKA, encoded by the coding sequence GTGGCTAAAAAGACGGAACGTGCCTTTTCCTGCGTGGGGTGTGGTTACGTTCATCCTAAGTGGCTTGGGCGTTGCCCTGAGTGCGGGGAGTGGAATTCCTTCGAAGAGACACCCTCGTTGTCCTCCGGCGATGTTCGTGCTGTAAAAAAGGCATCTTCTTCTCCTGTACAGGCGTTCCCGCTGTGTGCTGTGCGCGCGCAGGATGCGCAGCGTATTAGTTGTGGTATCGCAGAGTTCGATCGTGTCCTCGGCGGAGGCGCCGTAAGACGCTCCGCGATCATGATTGGCGGGGAACCGGGCATTGGTAAATCTACATTACTGTTACAAATCGCTGCAGCCTGCGGGAAATCGGTTCTCTATGTTTCGGGTGAAGAATCTCCGGGGCAAATTCGTGGGCGTGCGGATCGGCTGAATATTCCAATTCAGAACATCGAGTTGCTTTGTGCGACGCGGGTCGAGGATGTCGAGCGTGTTTTAAATACACGATGCCCTACCTTCGTTATTGTTGATTCGATTCAGACAGTTTTTTCCCCCGAAGCAGGTGCCATTCCTATGACTATCAATCAGCTGAAATATTGCGCAAATGAGTTGATAGCGTGGGTAAAGGAACGGGACTCTGTTCTCTTTTTTACTGCGCATGTAACGAAAGATGGGAATATTGCCGGGCCAAAAGTAGTGGAACATATGGTGGACACTGTGATTTCTTTTGAACGGAATGAAGAGGATATTCGTTTTTTACGTGCATTGAAAAATCGATTTGGTTCTGTTGATGAGCTGGGTATTTTTACCATGGGTGAAAATGGACTTTCCGCTGTGCAGGACACTGCAGGATTTTTTATTAGTACCAGGCAGGGAATGTTTCCTGTTGGGTCTGCAACTGTGCCCGTGTGTGAGGGGAGCCGTGTTTTTATGGTAGAAATACAGGCATTGACCGTTCCTGCAAAAAGTAGTGTTACGCGCGTTTTTTCTGATCGTATCGACTCGGCCCGCGTCAGTCGTGTTGCAGCGGTAATTGAGAAACGTGTGGGTTTGAAATTCTCAGATCAGGATATCTACGTGAATGTGGCAGGGGGTATCCGGTTATATGAGCCTGCGGTGGATGTGGCGTTGGCAATGGCCTTGTATTCAGCGCGGCAAAACACCCCAGTGAAAACAAATGCCGCGTTTATCGGTGAGGTAAGTTTATCAGGAGAAATTCGACCTGTGCGTCGGCTAAAGACGCGGCTAAAGACGGCGTATGGTCTGGGATTTTCAACGATATATGTACCTATAGGGGTTGAACACGACACACCGCCTCCTTATACCCTACGGGTGGTGGGTACGCTCGCACAGACAATTGCGGAGATATTTAGCAAGGCGAAGGCGTAG
- the recX gene encoding recombination regulator RecX — protein sequence MGTRPTDEQYGAVCFACRCYEAECVAVRLLARSETSAQQLGFKLLKRGFEKRVVESVFPVLKRYSWLDDTRFARAWLRNRVDSRPASRAQLLGELKRRGVSHADAEGALDLLFQEQDEETLCLRLLEKLRRRGYGPHTLQRALQRRQFSPSLVRRCLAVETEGA from the coding sequence GTGGGTACTCGTCCCACTGATGAGCAGTACGGGGCGGTGTGCTTTGCATGTAGGTGTTATGAGGCTGAGTGCGTCGCAGTGCGGTTGCTCGCTCGGAGTGAGACGAGTGCTCAGCAGCTGGGTTTTAAGCTTTTGAAAAGAGGCTTTGAGAAGAGGGTCGTTGAGAGCGTGTTCCCGGTTCTTAAAAGATATTCTTGGCTTGATGATACGCGATTCGCGCGGGCGTGGTTGCGAAACCGCGTCGATTCCCGTCCTGCGTCCCGTGCTCAGCTATTAGGTGAGTTAAAAAGGCGAGGGGTTTCTCATGCAGATGCAGAAGGCGCGTTAGATCTCTTGTTTCAAGAGCAAGATGAAGAAACGCTCTGCTTGAGGTTGCTGGAGAAGCTGCGAAGGCGGGGATATGGGCCGCATACGTTGCAGCGTGCATTGCAGCGGAGGCAATTTTCTCCTTCGCTCGTTCGTCGCTGTCTTGCGGTAGAAACGGAGGGTGCGTAG
- the rpsI gene encoding 30S ribosomal protein S9 yields the protein MKNLGIGTGRRKTAVARVCIRMGNGNVTVNRRDVGAYFPTAEQLRRVREPLFATANERRYDVIVNVYGGGLDGQAGACAHGIARALVRADASNQASLRAGGLLTRDSRMVERKKYGQRGARRRFQFSKR from the coding sequence GTGAAGAATCTTGGGATCGGAACAGGGAGAAGGAAAACGGCTGTCGCTCGCGTGTGTATCCGTATGGGGAACGGGAATGTTACCGTCAACAGACGGGATGTCGGCGCGTATTTTCCTACGGCGGAGCAATTGCGTCGGGTGCGCGAACCCCTCTTCGCTACCGCGAACGAGCGGCGTTACGATGTGATTGTCAATGTGTATGGCGGCGGACTTGACGGGCAGGCTGGTGCGTGTGCGCATGGTATTGCGCGCGCTCTCGTGCGTGCTGACGCTTCAAATCAGGCTTCGCTGCGTGCAGGTGGGTTGCTCACGCGTGATTCTCGCATGGTAGAGCGCAAGAAGTATGGCCAGCGCGGTGCACGGCGTAGATTTCAATTCAGTAAGCGATAG
- the rplM gene encoding 50S ribosomal protein L13, whose amino-acid sequence MRTIFVNEREAVRAWHLIDAAGRPLGRVAARVACLLRGKHKASYTPNQEMGDYVVVINAEKVFLSGTKPKDKMYYRHSGYPGGLKSVSFSALVKRRPVEPLRHAVKGMLPKGPLGRKLIKNVKIYAGSVHPHESQNPVPLSC is encoded by the coding sequence GTGAGGACAATCTTTGTTAATGAGCGCGAGGCTGTTCGCGCTTGGCACCTGATTGACGCAGCGGGGCGCCCCTTGGGGCGTGTTGCCGCGCGCGTTGCGTGTCTCCTGCGTGGTAAGCATAAAGCATCGTACACGCCAAACCAGGAAATGGGTGATTACGTTGTGGTAATCAACGCTGAGAAGGTGTTCCTGAGTGGGACTAAACCGAAGGACAAGATGTACTACCGCCACTCAGGCTATCCTGGGGGGCTCAAGAGCGTGTCGTTTAGCGCGTTGGTCAAGCGCCGGCCTGTCGAACCGTTGCGTCACGCGGTTAAGGGTATGCTACCCAAGGGGCCTTTGGGACGCAAGCTTATCAAGAATGTGAAGATATACGCGGGATCTGTGCATCCGCACGAGTCGCAGAATCCCGTGCCGCTGTCGTGTTAA